One part of the Dehalobacter sp. genome encodes these proteins:
- the cas1c gene encoding type I-C CRISPR-associated endonuclease Cas1c, whose amino-acid sequence MRKLLNTIYVTSPNTYLSLDGENIVILKEDQEVSRIPLHNLEGIVAFGYTGASPALMGACAKRNIALSFMKPSGKFLARVVGEVRGNVTLRKAQYRLADNKEQSIQIAKNFILGKIYNARWVIERATRDYAIRLDVDQLKKVSKVLANSLQFVDQCEDLEQLRGFEGEAASQYFSVLDELILQQKESFYFNCRNKRPPLDNVNAMLSFVYTLLAHDVAAALETVGLDPYVGFLHRDRPGRISLALDLMEEMRAVYADRFVISLINKREVKAEGFTQKENGAVIMDDDTRKIILKAWQSRKQEIITHPFLQEKLEWGLVPYAQAMLLARFIRGDLDGYPPFMWK is encoded by the coding sequence ATGAGAAAACTGCTCAATACGATCTATGTCACTTCTCCCAACACGTATTTATCACTGGATGGAGAAAATATTGTCATTTTAAAAGAAGATCAAGAAGTATCCAGAATCCCGCTCCATAATCTTGAAGGAATTGTGGCTTTCGGTTATACCGGCGCCAGTCCGGCTTTAATGGGCGCCTGCGCTAAACGCAATATTGCCTTAAGCTTTATGAAACCAAGCGGTAAATTCCTGGCCAGAGTGGTGGGGGAGGTTCGGGGCAATGTGACGCTCAGAAAGGCGCAGTACAGGCTTGCCGACAACAAGGAGCAAAGTATACAGATTGCCAAAAACTTTATTCTGGGAAAGATTTATAATGCCCGTTGGGTGATTGAACGCGCTACCCGGGACTACGCGATTCGCCTGGATGTCGATCAGTTAAAAAAGGTTTCTAAAGTTCTTGCTAATTCTCTGCAATTCGTGGATCAATGTGAGGATTTAGAACAACTCCGGGGTTTTGAGGGGGAAGCCGCCTCTCAGTATTTCAGCGTATTGGACGAGTTAATTCTCCAACAAAAAGAATCTTTCTATTTCAATTGCCGGAATAAACGCCCGCCTCTGGACAATGTCAATGCCATGCTGTCGTTTGTCTATACGCTTTTAGCTCACGATGTCGCCGCAGCCCTGGAAACGGTCGGGCTTGACCCTTATGTCGGATTTTTACATCGGGACAGGCCGGGAAGAATTTCACTTGCGCTGGATCTGATGGAGGAGATGCGTGCGGTTTATGCCGATCGGTTTGTTATTTCTTTAATCAACAAAAGAGAAGTCAAGGCGGAAGGTTTTACGCAAAAGGAAAATGGTGCGGTGATCATGGATGATGACACAAGAAAAATCATCTTGAAAGCTTGGCAGAGTAGGAAGCAGGAGATCATTACACATCCATTTTTACAAGAAAAATTAGAATGGGGACTTGTGCCCTATGCGCAGGCCATGCTGCTGGCCAGATTTATTCGCGGCGATTTGGACGGATATCCGCCGTTTATGTGGAAGTAG
- the cas2 gene encoding CRISPR-associated endonuclease Cas2, which produces MLVLITYDVNTETALGRKRLRQVAKQCVNYGQRVQNSVFECVLDAAKCREVQHKLEQIIDKEKDSLRFYYLGNNYKSKIIHIGTKESFDVEDTIII; this is translated from the coding sequence ATGTTGGTGCTGATAACCTATGATGTCAATACGGAAACAGCACTTGGGAGAAAACGTTTGCGCCAAGTTGCCAAGCAATGTGTAAATTACGGGCAACGTGTTCAGAACTCAGTGTTTGAGTGTGTACTGGATGCTGCTAAATGCCGAGAAGTGCAGCATAAACTGGAGCAAATCATCGATAAAGAAAAAGATAGCTTGCGGTTTTATTATTTAGGAAATAATTATAAAAGCAAAATTATTCACATCGGTACCAAGGAATCGTTTGACGTTGAAGACACAATTATCATTTAG